The Weissella confusa DNA window GGAATGAAGGTCAGGCACAAGATGTCACTGGTAAGGCGGTGTCATTCGTGATTGCTAATGATTCTGGCTATCTATTCGATGCACCAGCTGTGGTTGATGGTAACGTGGTTTCGTTGGATTTCTCAAATGACTTATTAAAGCAATTGACGCCTGACACGTATCACATGGAAGTATCTGTTACCAACGAAGACGGTGATGTTGAGGTATACCCCTCACAAGGCACAATCGACTTCACGGTAGGTAAGAACCTTCATGGCACACAAGGGAAGTTAGTCCCGCAGATTACATTTGATACGGTTTTGGCTTCAGTTGATGAGAAGATTGCTGAATACGCAAAGATGCTTCCCAAGGGTGATAAGGGTGATACTGGTGCCCAAGGACCTGCTGGACCGGTTGGACCCAAGGGAGATAAGGGTGATAAGGGAGACCAAGGTATTCAAGGCCCTGTGGGACCTAAGGGAGATATTGGCCCTAAGGGAGACCAAGGTATCCAAGGACCCCAGGGACCACAAGGGCCTAAGGGTGATATGGACCTATCTCAGATTTCAGTAGGTGGACGGAATTACCTATTGAATTCGTCAGGTATGAACTCGTCTGACTCGATTAGGCCTGTGTTGAAAGGGGGTATTTCTGACAACACGCCGTCCGTTAGTTATTCAAATGAAGGAATAAAAGTTTCAAACAATAACGGCAATAAGGAGTGGTTCTATGGACTGACAAAAGCTTTTGCAAGCATAACCACAACTCCTATTGTGGCCGGTAAAACTTATACGTTATCAGTTAAAGTTAAAGGAGACGTTCCGCAAGTTGCTCTTCGTGTTGGAATCAAAAGCGATGTAGCAGAATGGCCAATGTTTAAATGTAATGCAATTAACATTAATACATGGACTACGGTAGTATATACATTTACAATTCCTTCTACTACCACAAGTTTTTTCATCAGAATTCAAGGCGCTAATAATAATCAATACGCTTCTGGTTTTACAGGAAATGAGTCCTTCACAATGAAGGAGTTGAAGCTAGAAGCCGGAAACGTTGCTACTGACTGGACGCCAGCACCAGAAGACGCGTCAAGCAACGATGCACAACTAGTCCACAAGACAGGAAACGAAACGCTTGCAGGGGATAAGGCGCTTGTAGGCAACACAACTCTTGCAACAACTACCATATTGGCGGGTAATTACGGGCTAAGGGTTACCACAAGTGGTATTCAAAAAACGACAGATGGTAAGACATGGGTATCTGCCAACATTTAACGGCATCATGAAAGGAAATAAAAATGATAGTAACAGTAAACTTCGCAGATCCGCAAGTGCGGCCGGAAAATGGACCAGTGGGAATTGAAATCTCACAGGTCATTATGCCTTATTCAATTCATAACACAGAAGATCCATCTCAATATTTGGGCGGTCAAACTGTTTTGACGAAGGCTGACGGTGTAACACTTGCTGACAATACAGCTGATTGGAATAAGTTGGCGCTTGCTAAAATCAAGAATATGGTGGCTGCATCAGACATTTACGTGCCAGACCCAATCATTGGAGTTCCTGAAGGACTACCAGCAAGTTCGGCAGTAGAAGCTCCAGTAAGCTCAGCTCCCACTCAGGTAACGACAACAACGAAGGTTTAATATGAATAAATTGCTGAAAAGCGCTTTGGTTACGACTGGAGCGCTTTTAATTATGGGATCAGTACCATCAGTACAGGCTGCCAAAGGTGACCAGGGTGTTGATTGGTCAATCTACCAAGGTTCACAAGGTAAGTTTGGATATGGCCACGATAAGTTTGCCATCGCTCAAATTGGTGGTTATCACGGGTACATCTATGATCAATCTACTTATGCCACGCAAGTCCAATACGCAATTGCTCAGGGCAAGCGCGCTCACACGTATATGTGGTGGCAAGATATCACTGATTATGCGGCGGCTGATAAGGTATTGGACTACTTCTTGCCGAAAATTCAAACGCCAAAGGGGTCGATTGTCGCTCTTGATGTTGAGAGTGGCGTGCAAAATACCGACGTAATCATGCACGCCTTGCAACGCATTAAGGACGCTGGTTACACACCAATGGTTTATGGATACAAGAACTACTTGCAATCCTCAACAGACCTGCAACGCATTGCTAAGTCATATGAATTGTGGCTTGCTGAATATCCAAACTACGAAGTGACGCCAGAGCCAAACTATAACTACTTTCCATCATTCGATAATGTCGGGTTGTTCCAATTCACATCGACTTATATTGCCGGTGGGTTGGACGGTAACGTTGATTTGAGCGGTGTTACTGATAATGGTTACAAGAACGGTAACCCTAACAAGCCAAACACGGATACACCTGCCGTTGATGCTGGTAAGGAAGCTGACAACACGCCAAAGGCAGACATTGCGCCAGGTATGACTGTTAAGGTAAACTTCAGTGCTAAGAACTACGCAACTGGTGAGAACATTCCTGACTATATCAAGGGTGTTCCACACAAGGTGTTAGAAGTTGATGGCGACCGCGTGTTGCTTGATGACATCTATTCTTGGGTATCAAAGAAGAACGTCGAAATCTTGGACGCTAACACGCAAGATGACTCGGCAGAGTTTAACGGTGTATTCTATCTGGATAGCTGGCAATATGAGCTGGGTGGTGTGTACGTTCGAAATAATGATATGGCTATTCCAGTAGCAGACTATCACAACGATATGCCAGCTGCATCAGTAACGTTGACCGACCGTCATGGTAACCCATTGGCGGACCAAAACGGCCTTGGTAACAACGGAGTTCCGGAATACTTCACTTTGAATGGTAAGTACACGGTATTGCAACGCGTTGGATCATCAATTGAAGTAGAGATGAATGGCGAGTCTGTCTGGTTGAAGGCTGCATACGCTGAATAAGTAAACAGGTCGAATTCGATCAGTTTGTGACCGACAATATTGTCGGTCACAAATAGATAAAGCCCGTCTGGACTAGGTGTTATTGCACTTAATCTAGGCGGGCTTTTTTGCTTAATTGATTAATACTGGCACTTTAAAACACCAATTATAATGAGGCGAAGCTTAACAAAATTTAGGTATTTGTAATATAAGCTGTTGATTAATGGTGGTTTGTGCTGTATTATAAATTAATTATCAAATTTAATGGAGGTTTGCATGAGCATAATTAATTCTAATTCTAACGAGTTAGCACTTGCTAACTGGCTCTATGAAAACGATCCAAGGTCATATCAAAATACCCGTAAGTTTCAAAAATTTTTGTTTTTCTACGAGGTTTTCTCCAAGGTAAACGAAAAAGAATATGACTTGGGTAGATTTAAAATATGGATGCACGGCCCAGTCAATTCGGTAGCATATGGTGATTATACTTATAGGGGTGCCGATTTTGTAACTGCTTTTAAAAAAGTAGAGGAGAAGGTTGATCAAGAAATCGCACGCAAGGCGGATTTTTTGGTTCAAATTCTAAACACTGAGGAAATTTCTGAACTGACTCATACGTTTGATTTTTGGAAAATACCTGCCATTAAATTGTCAGGAAGTTGGAATGATAATGTTTCAGCAAGTGAAAAGAACTTTTCTTCTACTGACATGGAAAGGGCACACAGGCTGTACACAATGTATGATGATACGTTTATAAGGAACTCCGAAGTCATTCATACGTTCGGTAAGCATTTTGTTATTTCTAAGAGCGATAAAGAAAATCTTACTTCTGAACATATTGAGGTATTGGAAAAGCTGTCAACTGATACGAGTCTTATGAACCCAATATTTGTTGAAATTGACAATGACGGGAGGCTGGCAATTGATTAATCCTTCCGATGTTGTAAAAATGTTTATACCCTTTCCGAGTATTGAATCCGGATTAGCTTATAAAAAACATATGTATGTTGTGGAGAATGATAGGTTTTCTGTTTTTGCGATTCAAACAGCTAAACCTCAACTTGTAGAGCAAGCGGTTTTAAATAACTACTTAGTTCTAAATCCAGGTGATATGTCTCCCGTTGTTCGACGATCTTATTTAGGGATGGATACTAGGTTTATACTTGAAGGAGTTGAAATTTCGGACTCTGTAAAGGCAAGTATTGGACTTTCGGAGTATCTATTCGATATAGTAAAATCAAAAGCTAGATTTGTTACTGACAACGTAGTGTTGAATCAAAGAGAAGTTGCACAGCTTAATGAAGGTGTGACTTTGTTGTAACGCGAACTAATAATTAAGCCCGTCTGGACTTGGATTAACTTCCTCGTCTGGCGGGCTTTTCTGTATTGAAATTGACATTCAATATGGTGCCGCATATAATAAAGGTATATCAAGTCCCCGGGCAATTATGTTCGGGCTTTTTTTATAGTAAAGTTGGAATTAAAAATGAATATACAAGATGAAGATCAAAAACTTGTAAATGTTTTTAGTGATCGAAAGATGACAATCGATTCAGAAAATGCAAGTATCTACATTAAAAATATCGGATACTATAAGTTAAAAGAATACGCAAAGCCATTTGTAAGGGATGGTCTATATGATGGACTACTATTCAGCAGTGTGTTAAAACGATATTTTTTTGATAAAAACCTAAGAATACATTTATTACATATTATCGAAATGATTGAACTAGCCTTTAAAAACAGTCTTGCCGAGCTAATAGGTAATGACTCTGGCCCATTTGGATATTTGGACTTTTTAGTTTGGGCTGATCAAGGACGTTATACCTCTGAGTATATTATTGGAGAACAATCTTTGATAAAAAATACAATTTTGAAAAGAATTAAAAATATGAATGAATATTCAAATCCAGAATATTTTGACGAAAAAAATCTCACTTTAAAAGATAATAAATATAATAAAGTAGAAAATGGTTCTCAACCTAAGAAGTATCCTACCGTTTGGCTAGCATTTGATTTATTATCATTTGGACAATTACATCATATTTACCAACTTTTACCGTTGGAAAGTAAGGATAAAATTGCTAAAAATTTTAATTGTGGTAGTTCTGAATTAAATTCATGGATTGGGGCAATGGTTTTAGTTAGAAACGTTTGTGCACACAGTTCTAATTTAATTGATATTGAATTTAAAACTGTGCCAAAATCTAAAGTCGAATGGAGAGAATATTTACATGTTCACGAACGAAAAAATGGTAAAACTGAGATAACTAATAAATTAGCCAGCGTTATTATTCCGATAGTTTATTTGGCTCATAATATAGATCAAAATTATGGTTTTGGAGACATTTATAAAGATATTCAAAACGCCATAAAGCCTGTAAGAAAAAACGGTGAAAATCAAGCGCAAGCATTAGGCTTTAGTAGCAAGGCAAAAATGATTAAGTTCTTTTCAAATTATTTTCAATAATAACTTTAGTTGATTTACTTGAAAAAAGCCCGCTGGACTTGGATTAACTTCCTCGTCTGGCGGGCTTTTTATTGTACAATAATTAGGTGAGGGAATGACAGGTCATAACCTGCAAACTAAAAATTTAATTCAGCTTAGTTTGCGCCAGCCGATATGAGGCTTAATATTTGCGCCATATTTGCGCCAGTAAACGCTCAAACTACTGGTGTATAAGCATTTACACATTCCCACGTACGATGAACCGTTTGTGGCCATAAGCTAAAATAAACATACAAAAACCACTGAAACAGTTGATATAACGGCTTTCAGTGGTTTTTTGTATGTATTTAATTATCATTGCAAAGCTTGTGTCGCTGCTAGATCATCACCGGTACTGGTATCTGCAGTAGCAGTACCATCATCTTGTACTTGGGTTGCGGATGCAGTTGCTTGCGAATCAGAAGCAACTGGTACTTCGGCCGTTTCGGGTTGTGAATAATATGATGTGGCAGGTGCATAAGCTGTGTCGTCACTTGGAACATTAGTGTCGGCAACGGATTCTTGCACGTCAGCCGAAGTAGCGACTGCTGGTTCATATGTATCTTGAGGCGTCACAACAGTAGCTGAGCTTGCTTGTTCTGTTGAAGAACTCGCTGATGATGACGAAGAACTACTTGATGTGATGATTTTAGTTTTTGGATGGTGAACCTTAGTAGATTCGGCTTTTTTATTTGTGTAATGTTCTGCGGCCAACATTACGCCATCTGTACCTAACACTAGAACGACTAGTGCGCCGGTAATGAATTTTCCATATTTCATACTCAAATTTCCCTACAAGGTTTAACGTGGACTAGTTATTGCACGTGACATGTTGTGTTTTTACATCAACTTCTAACTTTATGTAAACATTATATCAATAAAACGGACGCGATCCCTTGATATATATGGATCTTGCCTGTTTTTAAATAATTTTTTATTTGTTTTTCTTTTTTCGGCGACCGATGAAGAACAATGCTACGAGCCAGAACCAGGGACGTAGCCATAGTGGGCGATTGTCATGACTATTCATGCTAAAAATCCTCCTTTACACCAGCGTACGATAAATATCGTCATCGCGTTGACGGAAATATGAGGGTATAATAGAAAAATCGAAAAGTGTGGAAACACGCTTTCAAATTTTAGTTAGGGGAACGTATGACAGATAAATTAAATTTTGCAGCGTTTATGCAAGCTGGTACAACGAGCATCAGTAACTATTTACTACAACATTATCGTGACCTTGGCATGACAAACGAGGAACTGCTGGTTTATGTACAAACGAAGGCAGGTATTGATCGTGGCGAGCTAGAGCCAAGCACGCAAAAAATTGGGGATACGCTTGGTTGGGATGCACAAACGGTGTTTGGACATCTTGAAGCCATGCGCGCAAAAGGGTTGGTTAATTTTGTTAGCATGCGCGATGGTGCCGGCCGTGTTAGCACACAACTGGATTTCCAACCACTATACGACAAATTGGTGTCTGAACCAGGTAGCGACGCAATGACTGCTGCGCAACGGGTTGCAACGCAAGGTCAACCAGTCACGCATCAGGACGATTTGAGTCGCGCTGCGATTTACAATCTGATTGAGCAAGAGTTCGGGCGACCATTAAGTCAAATGGAGATGGAAACCGTTAAGAACTGGTTTGATGTTGATCATTTTAAGCCGGAGTTTATCAAGGCTGCCGTTCAGGAAGCAGTCTTAAATGCAGCGTTGAATCTGCGTTATATTGAGACGATTTTGGTGGCTTGGCAGAAGAAGAATTATCGTTCTGTCCAAGAAGTTCGTCAAGAACGTCAGAAGCGTACGCAGTTTAAGCAGTTGAATTCGGATGAAAAGGTCAATATTCCAACCAATGTTGATATTTTGAATACTGACTGGTCAAAATATAAGTAATTAAAAAAGCAAGGGGTCGAACGGTGATTAAACCATTCGACCCCTTGCTTTTTAATTAATTTATTTACGGCTGTCGCTGTTGCTGTGAAGACGAACTAGCGGGCGTTGAGCTGGAGCTTTGAACTGACGAACTAGCAGGTGTTGAAGAACTTGCTGGTTCGCTTGATGCAGCTGGAGCTTCAGATGAACTTTCAGCAGGTTGTGTTGAACTGCTATAAGTTGAACTTGCTGACGGCGTGTACGTTGATGTAGCACGTGAAGATGAGTAAGTTGGCGAGTAGGTTGTGGCATAACCGACAGTCTTTTCGTTTGCCACGTTAGCGCCAGCTACTTGATATTCCTTCTTACCGTTAACATAAACTTGCTTTACGGTTGAAGGAGCGGTCCAATCTGATCCGTCCATTGAAGAATCAGACATCACGTAATCCATCAAAGCGCTGTAAACCTTCAACATGATGTATTGCTCGTTACCAGTCAAATCGTGACCAACTTCATTTGGTTCGTCGTAACCAGTCCAAACAGAAATGGTTGCGCTCTTTGTGTAACCTGTGAACCATGTATCCATAGCTGAGTCGGCTGACATCTTTGAATCTTCGCCATAAGCGACGGTACCAGTCTTACC harbors:
- a CDS encoding GH25 family lysozyme, with translation MNKLLKSALVTTGALLIMGSVPSVQAAKGDQGVDWSIYQGSQGKFGYGHDKFAIAQIGGYHGYIYDQSTYATQVQYAIAQGKRAHTYMWWQDITDYAAADKVLDYFLPKIQTPKGSIVALDVESGVQNTDVIMHALQRIKDAGYTPMVYGYKNYLQSSTDLQRIAKSYELWLAEYPNYEVTPEPNYNYFPSFDNVGLFQFTSTYIAGGLDGNVDLSGVTDNGYKNGNPNKPNTDTPAVDAGKEADNTPKADIAPGMTVKVNFSAKNYATGENIPDYIKGVPHKVLEVDGDRVLLDDIYSWVSKKNVEILDANTQDDSAEFNGVFYLDSWQYELGGVYVRNNDMAIPVADYHNDMPAASVTLTDRHGNPLADQNGLGNNGVPEYFTLNGKYTVLQRVGSSIEVEMNGESVWLKAAYAE
- a CDS encoding DnaD domain-containing protein gives rise to the protein MTDKLNFAAFMQAGTTSISNYLLQHYRDLGMTNEELLVYVQTKAGIDRGELEPSTQKIGDTLGWDAQTVFGHLEAMRAKGLVNFVSMRDGAGRVSTQLDFQPLYDKLVSEPGSDAMTAAQRVATQGQPVTHQDDLSRAAIYNLIEQEFGRPLSQMEMETVKNWFDVDHFKPEFIKAAVQEAVLNAALNLRYIETILVAWQKKNYRSVQEVRQERQKRTQFKQLNSDEKVNIPTNVDILNTDWSKYK
- a CDS encoding Abi family protein; amino-acid sequence: MNIQDEDQKLVNVFSDRKMTIDSENASIYIKNIGYYKLKEYAKPFVRDGLYDGLLFSSVLKRYFFDKNLRIHLLHIIEMIELAFKNSLAELIGNDSGPFGYLDFLVWADQGRYTSEYIIGEQSLIKNTILKRIKNMNEYSNPEYFDEKNLTLKDNKYNKVENGSQPKKYPTVWLAFDLLSFGQLHHIYQLLPLESKDKIAKNFNCGSSELNSWIGAMVLVRNVCAHSSNLIDIEFKTVPKSKVEWREYLHVHERKNGKTEITNKLASVIIPIVYLAHNIDQNYGFGDIYKDIQNAIKPVRKNGENQAQALGFSSKAKMIKFFSNYFQ
- a CDS encoding carbohydrate binding domain-containing protein, with the translated sequence MKTVKILGDTLNKVADTSTVFDFRLWNEGQAQDVTGKAVSFVIANDSGYLFDAPAVVDGNVVSLDFSNDLLKQLTPDTYHMEVSVTNEDGDVEVYPSQGTIDFTVGKNLHGTQGKLVPQITFDTVLASVDEKIAEYAKMLPKGDKGDTGAQGPAGPVGPKGDKGDKGDQGIQGPVGPKGDIGPKGDQGIQGPQGPQGPKGDMDLSQISVGGRNYLLNSSGMNSSDSIRPVLKGGISDNTPSVSYSNEGIKVSNNNGNKEWFYGLTKAFASITTTPIVAGKTYTLSVKVKGDVPQVALRVGIKSDVAEWPMFKCNAININTWTTVVYTFTIPSTTTSFFIRIQGANNNQYASGFTGNESFTMKELKLEAGNVATDWTPAPEDASSNDAQLVHKTGNETLAGDKALVGNTTLATTTILAGNYGLRVTTSGIQKTTDGKTWVSANI